Part of the bacterium genome, TGCTGGCGGAGATGCTGAACATGGTCGTGAGCCACTGCATGGGGCTGGACGCGGCCATCGTGCACGCGTCCCAGGCGGGCCAGCTTGAGCTTAACGTGATGATGCCTGTCATCGCGTTCGATTTGCTTCAGCTTATCCAGGTCGCATCGGGCGGGATCGAGGCGTTCACGGACAAGTGCGTCGCGGGAATCGCGGCGAACGAGGAGATCTGCCGCCGGTTCGCGGAGAAAAGCCCTGCGCTTGCGACCGCGCTGAACGTCAAGATCGGCTACGCCGAGGCCGCGAAAATCGCGAAGGAAGCCATGGCGAAAGACGAGCTTATCCGCGACCTCGTGCGTGAAAAGGGGCTTTTGACGGACACGGAAATTGCGGATTTGCTCGACTTGCGGAAGATGACGGAGGAGCCGTAGCCGCGACGGTTTTGTCCAATGCTGCGGCCAATCGGCCCCAAAGGGTATAATCTTCCTTGTGCGGCGAAGTTGCCCGCTCAGGAAATGCGATGTTGCAAAACGAATTGCTGTCCAGGATAACCGTCAATCCCGAAATCTTTGGCGGGAAGCCCATCATCCGCGGCCGAAGGCTGGCGGTCGAGCACGTGCTGGGCCTGCTCGCGGCAGGGGATTCCGCCGAGGAAACACTGGAAGGAATTCCATGACTTGAGCCTGACGATATACAGGCATGCCTTCTGTTCGCGCAAAAAATGAAGGCAAATCAGACATTCGAGCCTCAGCTTGCGGGCAAATAGATGCGTCTGCTTCTGGATACCTGCATCAACAAGCATATCAAGCCTCTTTTAATTCAGTCCGGACACGACGTCGTCTTGGCGGGCGATTTCGAATTCGATCCCGGAGACGAGGCGATTCTAGTGCAAGCTCATTTGGAAAACAGAACGCTCGTGACTCCGGACAATGACTTCAGGGCACTTGCTGTTCTGTTTGGAAGGCCGCACTGCGGCATCATCAGGCTGGTAGATATCAGAGGACTGGAGCAGGCTGTGCAGATTGAACGAATCCTCGATAAATAAGAAAGCAAAGTGCGAAACAGCATAATCACGGTAACGAAATCGCGGATACGAATCATGGCGACAGGCTAGTTCAGCCGGTTTATGGAGTTTTTTCGCACCGGGAAGGGATGGCGAAGACGAGCTGATCCGCGACCTGGTGCGCAAAAGGGGCTGCCGACCGAGGCGGAGATAGCAGAATTTCTAGATCTGCGGAAGATGAAGGAAGAGTCGGGGTAGGTTTCCGTTGCGCAAAGAACGCGGTTTACAAACACTCAGATTTTGGGTATAATGTAAACCGGTTGAGGTGAAGAGAATGGATATTGGCCAGAAAATTAAAAGTGCGCGCATTATGCGCGGACTTTCAGTTCGGGAACTTGCCGAAAGAGTCGGCGTGAGCCACACCGCAATTTCCAAATACGAAACTGGAAAGAATAAGCCTGGAACCGCCGTAATTATAAAATTGGCAAGGGCGACTAACTTAAGGCCTTCTTACTTCCTGCGCTCGCCGAAGGCCATTGCAGTCATGCCAAGATTTCGAAAGCGAAGTAAGGTAGGGGCAAGAAAGCTCGCTCAAATCGATGAGAATTTTCGGGATAAGCTTGAGCGATTCTTGGAAGTGGAAGGAATGGTGGGCATTTCATCAGATCACCATCACCTACCTGACGGTTTTCCATACAAAGCGCGCACTTTGAAAGACGCTGAAGATGCTGCGATTAGGTTGAGGGAAAGTTGGAAGCTTGGCGTGGACGCCATTGAAAGCGTTGCCATGGCGTTAGAGGATAATGGCGTCCACGTAATTCCTATCCAAACCGAAGAGGATTTCTTCGGTTGCGCATATGCAACCAAATTAGAGGACGGGAAACCCGTACATGCTATTGCTTTCAACAAGAATCTTCCATGCGACAGGGCAAGGTTCACCCTTGCGCACGAACTCGGGCATATTGTGCTTGAACCATCGGATGGCCTAGATGAGGAGGCCCTTTGCAATAGGTTCGCGGCCGCATTTTTGGCACCAAAAGAAACGGTTGAAAAAGAGCTTTCCTTCCAAAGCCGTTCCTTATCGATCGCCGAATTAAAGTACTTAAAACTCAAATACGGGATGAGCATGCAGGCTTGGTTGTATCGCGCACGGGATTTGGGAGTCATTTCCGATGCCACCTTGACTAGGGAATTCAGGCGCTTTTCCGCACTTGGATGGAAGAAAAAAGAACCCGTGGAGTGCAACTCGCGCGAAGCTCCCGCCCGTTTTGAGGTTTTGGTCAAGAAATTGCTTGAGGAACGTGCAATTTCCATTTCAAGAGCAGCTGAGTTGCTCGGAGTACCAACTTCAGATCTAATGGTTGAATCAGGATAGGGCAAGGGGGAGGGGACGATTTACGTAATTGACACCTCGGTTGTTGTAAACGCGTATAACGGAAGCGTTCTTACGCAGTTTGCCCAAGTGTGCTC contains:
- a CDS encoding DUF5615 family PIN-like protein; amino-acid sequence: MRLLLDTCINKHIKPLLIQSGHDVVLAGDFEFDPGDEAILVQAHLENRTLVTPDNDFRALAVLFGRPHCGIIRLVDIRGLEQAVQIERILDK
- the aspA gene encoding aspartate ammonia-lyase (catalyzes the formation of fumarate from aspartate), encoding AVGTGLNTAPGYRRLVVKHINEITGKEFRNPPDFFEAMASFDAIVEVSGAIRVLLTSLKKIADDLRLLASGPRTGFYEIVLPAVQPGSSIMPGKVNPVLAEMLNMVVSHCMGLDAAIVHASQAGQLELNVMMPVIAFDLLQLIQVASGGIEAFTDKCVAGIAANEEICRRFAEKSPALATALNVKIGYAEAAKIAKEAMAKDELIRDLVREKGLLTDTEIADLLDLRKMTEEP
- a CDS encoding ImmA/IrrE family metallo-endopeptidase; translated protein: MDIGQKIKSARIMRGLSVRELAERVGVSHTAISKYETGKNKPGTAVIIKLARATNLRPSYFLRSPKAIAVMPRFRKRSKVGARKLAQIDENFRDKLERFLEVEGMVGISSDHHHLPDGFPYKARTLKDAEDAAIRLRESWKLGVDAIESVAMALEDNGVHVIPIQTEEDFFGCAYATKLEDGKPVHAIAFNKNLPCDRARFTLAHELGHIVLEPSDGLDEEALCNRFAAAFLAPKETVEKELSFQSRSLSIAELKYLKLKYGMSMQAWLYRARDLGVISDATLTREFRRFSALGWKKKEPVECNSREAPARFEVLVKKLLEERAISISRAAELLGVPTSDLMVESG